From the Primulina tabacum isolate GXHZ01 chromosome 15, ASM2559414v2, whole genome shotgun sequence genome, one window contains:
- the LOC142527459 gene encoding type IV inositol polyphosphate 5-phosphatase 7-like, protein MVRFLEFNVLENCEGPICNLHFFLPESKEFLRAHFPFDIWDFSDQISEIGATMKDGDSKKNKLSWSKKLIRKWFNIKCKSGEYQDDEAVYRGGNGERRSRFSERGQSAIEKEKSTKNVEHSLSHSRSCSRRGRGYLDHPQIINIQNYSVFASTWNVGGKSPPSNMNLDNWLHSAPPAEIYVLGFQEIVPLNASNILGAEDNGPAKKWLTLIKRTLNNAPGASGGSVCYTPSPVPEPIAEWNEDFEGSARHKASAFLHRRSFQTPQRMGIEIDSSTPQTCLNRRFSVCERTIFGHRHSDFVPNMRWGYRPSDCSSSQRPSDCRPSDYSSGHRPSDYSSSRRPSDYSWGQRPSDFSRLGSDEDYLPGDSPSTVLYSPMSLSANQGEDAAMMPECSRYSLVASKQMVGVFLTVWVRSELREFVRNIKVSCVGRGLMGYLGNKGSISISMLLHQTSLCFVCSHLTSGQKEGDELRRNADVIEILRKTRFPRVNCINDEKSPETILGHDRTIWLGDLNYRIALPYRSAKALIEMQNWRALLEKDQLRIEHRQGRVFDGWKEGKIYFPPTYKYSHNSDRYAGDDMHPKEKRRTPAWCDRILWYGTGLQQLSYVRGECRFSDHRPVSSVFWAEVESVPSRLRKSMSRSTSRIEVEEMLPYSHGYTELSFF, encoded by the exons ATGGTCAGGTTCTTAGAATTCAATGTgcttgaaaattgtgaaggccCCATTTGCAATCTTCATTTCTTTCTGCCGGAAAGTAAAGAATTTTTAAGGGCCCATTTTCCTTTTGATATCTGGGATTTCTCTGATCAAATATCAGAAATAGGCGCAACAATGAAGGATGGGGATTCAAAGAAAAACAAG CTCTCATGGTCAAAGAAATTGATTAGAAAATGGTTCAATATCAAGTGCAAAAGCGGGGAATATCAAGATGATGAAGCTGTTTATAGAG GTGGAAATGGTGAACGGCGGAGTAGGTTCTCTGAAAGGGGACAATCCGCAATCGAGAAAG AAAAATCAACAAAGAATGTGGAGCATTCCCTTTCCCATTCACGGTCTTGTTCCAGGCGGGGGAGAGGCTATCTTGATCACCCTCAGATTATAAATATCCAGAACTATAG CGTCTTTGCATCAACGTGGAATGTGGGAGGAAAATCGCCGCCAAGCAATATGAACTTAGATAATTGGCTACATTCTGCACCACCTGCTGAAATTTATGTACTCGG ATTTCAAGAAATAGTCCCTTTGAACGCTAGTAACATCCTTGGTGCGGAAGACAATGGACCTGCCAAAAAGTGGCTTACTCTTATCAAAAGAACACTAAATAATGCTCCTGGCGCTAGTGGAGGAAGTGTGTGCTATACACCGTCACCTGTCCCTGAGCCGATTGCCGAGTGGAATGAAGATTTCGAGGGGTCAGCCAGGCACAAAGCCTCGGCCTTCCTTCATCGCCGATCTTTCCAGACTCCACAACGAATGGGAATTGAAATTGACTCTTCTACACCACAAACTTGCCTCAACAGGCGATTCAGTGTTTGTGAAAGAACAATTTTTGGACATAGACACAGTGACTTTGTACCAAATATGAGATGGGGTTATAGGCCAAGTGACTGTTCTTCCAGTCAGCGGCCAAGTGATTGTCGCCCGAGTGACTATTCCTCTGGTCATCGACCAAGTGACTATTCTTCAAGTCGGCGGCCTAGTGACTATTCTTGGGGTCAGAGGCCTAGTGATTTCTCGAGATTGGGGTCTGATGAGGATTATTTGCCTGGGGATTCACCTAGTACGGTGTTGTATTCTCCAATGTCGTTAAGTGCTAATCAGGGGGAAGATGCAGCTATGATGCCCGAATGCTCTAGATACTCTTTGGTGGCAAGCAAGCAAATGGTCGGTGTTTTTCTTACTGTTTGGGTTCGAAGTGAGTTGAGAGAATTTGTTCGGAACATAAAGGTTTCTTGTGTTGGTCGAGGATTGATGGGTTACCTTGGCAATAAG GGATCCATTTCAATCAGCATGTTGCTGCATCAGACCAGCCTTTGTTTCGTATGCAGCCATTTGACATCTGGTCAGAAGGAAGGTGATGAACTACGAAGAAATGCCGATGTCATAGAGATCTTAAGAAAAACAAGATTCCCACGAGTTAACTGCATCAATGATGAGAAATCCCCAGAGACAATCCTTGGACATGA TCGAACTATCTGGCTGGGAGATCTGAACTATCGTATAGCACTGCCATACCGATCTGCTAAAGCACTCATTGAAATGCAAAATTGGAGAGCCTTATTAGAAAAGGACCAA CTACGGATTGAGCATAGACAAGGTCGAGTATTTGATGGCTGGAAAGAAGGGAAGATATATTTTCCACCAACATACAAATATTCGCATAATTCAGACAGATATGCAGGGGATGATATGCATCCAAAGGAGAAACGAAGGACACCTGCATG GTGTGACCGGATTTTATGGTATGGTACTGGTCTTCAACAATTATCATATGTTCGTGGGGAATGTAGGTTTTCGGATCATAGACCCGTCTCCAGTGTGTTTTGGGCCGAAGTCGAATCGGTTCCCAGCCGGTTGAGGAAAAGCATGAGTCGTTCGACCTCCAGAATTGAGGTGGAGGAAATGTTACCATATTCACATGGTTATACAGAACTCTCTTTCTTTTGA
- the LOC142526355 gene encoding putative RNA helicase SDE3: protein MSSVCDKSDDEYSVIGDKGDIGFIDFENCRSICSYNPSNESSIFNISVPFPLVQGKPQSGVVGETVFDSVTIKNIGVEPLDLWSVSIYDSKPENSFTISLMEPPNVNSDLQYIQDFMESFSLDDRVLSPGQTLTVWLSCKPKEIGVHTTAVHFSIGDETIERLVFLLAEDKISQSLSSAKPFSRTRNKKQIIVDVHASNVSFIVGRRPSKGSSRSHNNRLRNYPVPANIRDMVLNQQIPAAVGAGLTKTNYGSYFKTLIAMEEIKLEADMRTYDMESVIMKIKKKQFLSLQVPGLAERRPSLVTGDYIYVNIASEDAPENVPYQGYIHHVEAEEIYLKFDQKFHKNHRESQLYNVQFSYNRTGMRRLYQAIEAAERLDKNFLFPLRSSKLELIQPKPFEPISCALNEEQLSAIKMILASKGGSPYVIHGPPGTGKTMTLVEAILQIYVGQRNARILVCAPSNSAADHILERLTSKRSMNIDRSEIFRLNAFTRPFDDVNPGHIEFCYVEDFLFKCPSYFDLMKHRIIISTYTSASLLYAEGIKRGHFSYIFLDEAGQASEPETMVPLSQLYSKGTVVVLAGDPMQLGPVIFSRDAESYGLGTSYLERLFGYELYYSGNDNYMTKLVRNYRTHPAILRLPSQLFYDGVLKPCKEESSIFSWEGLVPDKDFPLLFIGIQGCDEREGSNPSWFNRTEVSKVVDVIEELIESQGLKEEDIGVITPYRQQVLKTRSALQSFGRENIKVGSVEQFQGQERLVIIISTVRSTVKHNEFDRIHYLGFLSNSRRFNVAITRARSLLVVIGNPHILCKDLHWNKLLWYCVDNGSYKGCFLPEREEFSMEGCTGKEKAQELDSGYDCVDNFQLSDTPWDDADNGNPSEVQWGEEENGKQLQNSSWDEADNNFQPSDVPWE from the exons ATGAGTTCAGTTTGTGATAAATCTGATGATGAATACTCGGTCATTGGAGATAAAGGGGACATTGGATTCattgattttgaaaattgcagATCGATTTGTAGCTATAACCCTTCCAACGAGAGCTCAATCTTCAATATTTCTGTTCCATTCCCATTGGTTCAAGGAAAACCTCAGTCAGGAGTTGTGGGAGAAACTGTGTTTGATTCCGTTACCATAAAAAACATTGGGGTGGAACCCTTAGATCTGTGGTCAGTCAGTATATATGACTCAAAACCCGAGAATTCATTTACAATTTCCTTGATGGAGCCTCCAAATGTCAATTCTGATTTGCAATATATCCAAGATTTCATGGAATCATTTTCCTTGGATGACAGAGTGCTGAGTCCTGGACAGACTCTGACTGTCTGGTTGTCTTGCAAACCTAAGGAAATTGGGGTACATACAACAGCTGTGCACTTCAGTATCGGCGATGAGACGATAGAAAGGTTAGTTTTCTTGCTGGCAGAAGACAAGATCTCTCAGTCGCTGTCTTCTGCTAAACCATTTTCCCGAACAAGGAATAAGAAACAAATCATTGTTGATGTTCACGCTTCAAATGTTTCTTTTATTGTGGGACGTCGCCCTTCCAAGGGTTCAAGTCGTTCGCATAATAACCGGCTACGAAATTATCCCGTTCCTGCAAATATCCGGGATATGGTATTAAACCAACAGATTCCTGCCGCAGTTGGTGCGGGCCTTACTAAGACAAACTATGGTTCATATTTCAAGACTTTGATTGCTATGGAAGAGATAAAACTGGAG GCCGACATGCGCACATATGACATGGAGTCTGTCATtatgaagatcaagaaaaagcAGTTCTTGTCTCTTCAGGTCCCAGGATTGGCTGAGAGGCGTCCATCACTTGTTACCGGGGATTACATATATGTCAATATTGCATCTGAGGATGCCCCTGAAAATGTTCCTTATCAG GGCTACATTCACCATGTGGAGGCTGAAGAAATATACTTGAAGTTTGACCaaaaatttcacaaaaatcacAGAGAGAGTCAGCTTTATAACGTACAGTTCTCCTATAACCGCACGGGTATGAGAAGGTTGTATCAGGCCATTGAAGCTGCTGAGCGTCTGGACAAAAATTTCCTTTTCCCACTTCGATCATCCAAACTGGAGCTCATACAACCCAAACCATTTGAGCCAATATCATGTGCTCTAAATGAGGAGCAACTGAGTGCAATCAAGATGATCCTTGCTTCCAAAGGAGGGTCACCATATGTGATTCATGGCCCCCCAGGAACTGGAAAAACAATGACACTCGTTGAAGCTATCCTCCAGATTTACGTTGGACAAAGAAATGCTCGAATTCTTGTATGTGCACCTTCAAATAGTGCAGCTGACCATATATTGGAGAGGCTTACCAGTAAAAGATCAATGAATATTGATAGAAGTGAAATATTTCGTCTCAATGCATTCACTCGTCCTTTCGACGATGTCAATCCTGGCCATATCGAATTTTGCTATGTCGAAGATTTCTTATTCAAGTGTCCTTCATATTTTGACCTAATGAAGCATAGGATCataatatcaacatatacaagtGCCTCTCTTCTCTATGCAGAAGGAATCAAAAGAGGTCATTTCTCTTATATTTTCTTGGATGAAGCAGGGCAAGCTTCCGAGCCTGAGACTATGGTTCCTCTCTCCCAACTTTATTCAAAAGGTACTGTTGTTGTTCTTGCTGGGGATCCTATGCAGCTAGGTCCTGTTATTTTTTCTCGAGATGCTGAAAGCTATGGACTTGGAACTTCATATTTGGAGAGACTTTTTGGTTATGAGCTATAttattctggaaatgataattATATGACAAAATTAGTTAGAAATTATCGTACGCATCCAGCAATACTGCGTCTTCCATCACAACTGTTTTATGATGGGGTGTTAAAGCCATGCAAAGAGGAAAGCTCCATTTTTTCGTGGGAAGGCCTGGTCCCGGATAAAGATTTTCCTTTACTTTTTATCGGCATTCAAGGTTGCGATGAAAGGGAAGGAAGCAATCCATCGTGGTTCAATAGAACTGAAGTGAGCAAGGTAGTTGATGTAATAGAAGAATTAATAGAGTCGCAAGGGCTGAAAGAGGAAGACATTGGGGTTATAACTCCTTACAGACAGCAAGTACTTAAAACAAGAAGTGCACTCCAAAGTTTCGGAAGGGAAAACATCAAAGTTGGTAGTGTTGAACAGTTTCAGGGACAAGAGAGACTAGTTATTATTATATCTACCGTTCGTTCAACTGTTAAACATAATGAATTCGACAGGATACATTATTTGGGATTCTTGAGCAATTCAAGAAGGTTCAATGTTGCCATCACCCGAGCAAGGTCTTTGCTCGTTGTGATTGGGAATCCACATATACTTTGCAAG GATCTGCACTGGAACAAGCTTTTGTGGTATTGTGTGGACAATGGCTCCTATAAGGGTTGTTTCCTACCCGAAAGGGAGGAATTCAGCATGGAAGGGTGTACCGGGAAGGAGAAGGCACAAGAGCTCGACTCTGGCTATGATTGTGTTGACAATTTTCAGTTGTCTGATACGCCATGGGATGATGCAGATAATGGGAATCCTTCCGAAGTTCAATGGGGCGAGGAAGAAAATGGTAAGCAGTTGCAAAATAGTTCGTGGGATGAGGCTGACAACAATTTTCAGCCGTCTGATGTCCCCTGGGAATGA